The genomic DNA AAGTCATGCCCATGGCGAATTGCACAAATCGGTGTCGGCAAATGGGGAAACGGCAAACAGAAAGCAACATTGTGGATCAAGGGATCGTTCCCCATCCTTCCGAAGTCCTCAGAAAGACCCGTATGGTACATCAACGACAGATATGCCGGGCACGCACAGAACTTTTTCAATGATAAAGCCCTTCACAATGGAGCCCATTTACTTTCACCGGGGCAAAACACGATCAAAGTTCAATTCAATAAACCACCGTATGCCGGGACTTCTTCTACAAAGACCATCTCAAATTTCAGTTGGGATGGAATCGGACCGGGAGGATATAAATGGTTCCATTAATATAGAACTGAATCGCTGCGGCGATTCAGTCTACTCTTCAATCTGTTCCAGCTCCAGATTATCCACCGTCCACTTGTGGATCGCTTCCAGCAGGGGAAAAACGCTGTGCCCCAGCCCGGTCAACGCGTACTCAACCCTCGGCGGAACTTCGGGGTAAACTTTACGCAACAGCAACCCGTCAGCTTCCATCTCCTTCAACTGCTGGGTCAGCATCTTCTGACTTACGCCGGGAACAATACGTTCCAATTCCTTATACCGGATCGGCTTTTCATGCAGATGCCACAGAATCAGGCTCTTCCACTTACCGCTGATTATGCCCATGCCGACCTCAACCGGGCACCTGAACGGCTTGCCTTTGTACTTAATCATACAAACCTCAAAAAAAATTTCGCGCGCAATACCCACAAATCACGCAATTCTTACCAATAGGTTCGCCACCTACAAAATAGTGCCTTCTTGCACAAGTATTTTAACAGGTTACTATCTCCTCAGTTCAAACAAAAACCAAGGAGAACAACATGAATTATCCAAGAAACTTTTCCCATATCGGCATTACCGTGACAAACCTTGAGCAGGCAGTCAAATTCTACACAGAAGTCATGGGCTGGTATCTGATTATGGAACCCACAGAAATCACCCAGGACGAATCCGCCATCGGCATCATGTGTAACGATGTTTTCGGTGAAGGCTGGTCCAGCTTTAAAATAGCCCACCTTTCCACCGGTGATAAAATCGGCATTGAACTTTTCGAATTCCCCAACTCTGAACGCCGTGAAAACAACTTCGAATTCTGGAAAACAGGAGTATTCCACTATAGCGTGCAGGACCCCGATGTGGAAGGCCTTGCAGCCAAAATTGTGGAACACGGCGGCAAGCAGCGCATGCCCGTACGCGAATACTACCCCGGCGAAAAGCCCTACCGCATGGTCTATTGCGAAGATCCCTTCGGCAACATCGTGGAAGTATACAGCCACAGCTACGAACTGACTTACTCCGCCGGAGCTTATCAGGACTAGTCCAACCCGGAATATTTATTCTGAAAAGAGTGCTGCCCGCTATAGGTCGGCACTCTTTTTTATATTGATTATATCACCACACTGCTGTAATTTGTCTCCCGGTCGGCAGTTCACCAAGGCGCCGTCGCCCCTTATCGGGGAGCTAAACCTGCCACACCATTATCCCGTTCGACACTTATCCCGTGCCGAGTCGGAAGGACGGCCACCGGCAATCCCTTTTCTTTGCGGTAGGCACAAAAGCAAGGATAAGACATGTCCCGTACTCAACTTCCCCTCATCATCAACGATGTATCCGCATTGTCGCGCAGCCTGCGCCGACAGCTGGAAGATGCCGGGCAGGTGCCCGGTCATGTGGAAATGATGAACCTGCTGGCCAAGGCCGGGGGTTACAAAAACTTCCAGCACCTCAAGGCTGAACAGGCAAAACCGCAAAAACAGCAGCCGCTTTCCATCGACATGAAACGGGTAACCAAGGCGACCCGCTATTTTGACCTCAACAGCCAACTCCGCTGCTGGCCCAAGAAATATAACCAGCGCATACTCTGCCTCTGGGTTCTGTGGTCGCGTCTTCCCGCCCGCACTGCAATGACCGAGCTGGAACTGGATGAAAAACTTATTCTGGCTCACAGCTTCTGCGACCATGCCATGCTTCGACGCTGGCTGGTGGACGAAGAACTGGTTTCGCGCACGCCGGACGGACGCGAATACAAACGAATTGAAGCCCGCCCTCCCCTTGAGGCCGTGGAACTGATCAGACAGGTAAACCAATAAACAAAAGGGTGCCGGACTTAACAATCCGGCACCCTTTTCAAATTTCATCAATATTTCAGATCAAGCTTTACTGCTTTCAAGCCGCCCGGCGCGGAACATGGAATAGCCCACTAATCCGAAAGTGTTCAGGTTGTGAAGTACAGTGGATGCAAGCGGGGCCAGCAAGCCGGCAGAAGCAAGGGCGAACAGAGATGTATTCACAACAGCCCCCTGACGGTAGCAGTGATCCAGAATACGGTGCTGGCGCAAAGCTATGCTCCGCGCAGCGCATATGGAACGCAAATCATTATTCATAATCACAGCCTGAGCACTCAGGCGGGCCAGTTCCCCGCCGTGACCCATGCAGATTCCCAGATCAGCGGCTATTAAGGCCGGGGCATCATTCACACCGTCGCCGACCACGGCAACCACTGCTCCCTGCGCTTTCAAATCCTGAACAATACTGGCCTTGTCTTCGGGAGCCAGCTCCCAATGCAACTCATCAATCCCGTCAAGACGTTCCTTTAACCTGCTGGCTGTCGTACAGTGATCCCCGGTGAGTACCACCACTTTTTTAATTCCTGTGCGCTTCAATTCCGCGATTACTTCACTGGATTCAGGACGGAGGGTATCGCGCATGGCGACAAGACCTATAACTTCTCCGCCACGGGCAACATATAAAACAATCTTGCCCTGAGAGCGCAACTGATCTGCACGCCGATCGATATCAGGACACTCCGGAGCGCAGTACTGTAAGACAAACCCTCTGCTGCCGACCAGAATTTCATGGCCGTCAGCCATGGCCCGGATTCCCTTTGAAACGACAAATTCCACATCGCTGACCGGGCTTAACTGCAATCCCTGTGATAGAGCTTCCTGCACCACCGCCTTTGCCAGCGGATGTTCATAGTGCTGCTCAATGCGGGCGGCAAGATTCAATACTTCCAAGCTGTCCCGGTTGCCGAAAGGGGCAACATCGGTGACCTGCATAAGGTTCCGGGTCAGGGTCCCGGTTTTATCGAAAACAACGGTATCCACCTTGGCAAAGGCATCAAGAGGACGCCCTCCCGCCAACAGCATGCCGGAACGGGCGGCGGCATAGATACTGCTTTTCACCGAAAAGCAGGCCGGAAATTTCACCGAGCAGACGTAATCAATGGAAGCCATGGAAGCTGTGCGGGACAAATCCCCGGTCAGGGCATAGGTCGCACCGCTGAGACCGAGAGTCACCGGAACAAGTTTGTCCGCAAGACGGTCGCCTTTCAGTTCCGGCAGGGATTTATCCTGAATAGCCTGCTCCAGAAAACGGTTGATCCGGGACATGGATGTTTCCGCCCCCACCTTGTCCGCCCGGACGCGGAGACGCCCGCTCTCCACCACTGAACCGGAAACGGCATGGCCGCCTATTTCCAGACAGACCGGAATGGACTCCCCGGTAATCATGCTTTTGTTGACCACGGCAGAACCGCCGACAACTTCACCGTCCACAGCCACCAATTCCCCGGCACCGAAAACAGCAATATCACCGCAACGCACACAATCAAAAGAAATTTCCACTTCAACACCGTCCCGCTCAACCCAGACAGCTTTCCTGCGGCTGCGGAACAGCTTTACCAAAAGTTCATTGGAGCGGATATCGTTACGTTGCTTGAGAAAATCCCCCAGAATACGCATGAATCCGATCACGGCAACAGCCGGGTAATTTTTCAAAACCAGACAAAGCCCCGCACTGAACCCGTCAAGAGATTTGGCACTGATTCCGTGTGAAAACAAATTCTTCAGCCCCTCCCAAAGAATCGGTATTCCAACAGAAAAAGCGACATGCATCTGTAGTAACGAAGGCAAAAAAGGAGTTGCCGCAGCCATGAGCAGATGGGTTCCCACAGCAATTCTGGTTATGGGCTCACCCCTGTTCGAGGCAGCAGTGAAACTTTCCACAGGGAGGGTATTCAGGGCATGCACCAGCTGAGCAAAAATGTCTTCAAGGCGATCATGGCGTACAATCAGGCTCCCCGCATACAAATTCAAACGGAC from Desulfovibrio sp. JC010 includes the following:
- a CDS encoding helix-turn-helix domain-containing protein → MIKYKGKPFRCPVEVGMGIISGKWKSLILWHLHEKPIRYKELERIVPGVSQKMLTQQLKEMEADGLLLRKVYPEVPPRVEYALTGLGHSVFPLLEAIHKWTVDNLELEQIEE
- a CDS encoding heavy metal translocating P-type ATPase; amino-acid sequence: MNQMISTRTFFPEEDLRVVHCIQGRIRVRCSGFSKVILNPDYVEAHVASFPGITKVRLNLYAGSLIVRHDRLEDIFAQLVHALNTLPVESFTAASNRGEPITRIAVGTHLLMAAATPFLPSLLQMHVAFSVGIPILWEGLKNLFSHGISAKSLDGFSAGLCLVLKNYPAVAVIGFMRILGDFLKQRNDIRSNELLVKLFRSRRKAVWVERDGVEVEISFDCVRCGDIAVFGAGELVAVDGEVVGGSAVVNKSMITGESIPVCLEIGGHAVSGSVVESGRLRVRADKVGAETSMSRINRFLEQAIQDKSLPELKGDRLADKLVPVTLGLSGATYALTGDLSRTASMASIDYVCSVKFPACFSVKSSIYAAARSGMLLAGGRPLDAFAKVDTVVFDKTGTLTRNLMQVTDVAPFGNRDSLEVLNLAARIEQHYEHPLAKAVVQEALSQGLQLSPVSDVEFVVSKGIRAMADGHEILVGSRGFVLQYCAPECPDIDRRADQLRSQGKIVLYVARGGEVIGLVAMRDTLRPESSEVIAELKRTGIKKVVVLTGDHCTTASRLKERLDGIDELHWELAPEDKASIVQDLKAQGAVVAVVGDGVNDAPALIAADLGICMGHGGELARLSAQAVIMNNDLRSICAARSIALRQHRILDHCYRQGAVVNTSLFALASAGLLAPLASTVLHNLNTFGLVGYSMFRAGRLESSKA
- a CDS encoding DUF2087 domain-containing protein, translating into MSRTQLPLIINDVSALSRSLRRQLEDAGQVPGHVEMMNLLAKAGGYKNFQHLKAEQAKPQKQQPLSIDMKRVTKATRYFDLNSQLRCWPKKYNQRILCLWVLWSRLPARTAMTELELDEKLILAHSFCDHAMLRRWLVDEELVSRTPDGREYKRIEARPPLEAVELIRQVNQ
- a CDS encoding lactoylglutathione lyase family protein, with amino-acid sequence MNYPRNFSHIGITVTNLEQAVKFYTEVMGWYLIMEPTEITQDESAIGIMCNDVFGEGWSSFKIAHLSTGDKIGIELFEFPNSERRENNFEFWKTGVFHYSVQDPDVEGLAAKIVEHGGKQRMPVREYYPGEKPYRMVYCEDPFGNIVEVYSHSYELTYSAGAYQD